A single region of the Schizosaccharomyces osmophilus chromosome 3, complete sequence genome encodes:
- the noc3 gene encoding Noc2p-Noc3p complex subunit Noc3 gives MAPKKGSGSTKPKVASSKIKNIKESSKQKKNASEKKQLRRNNKQDDKGNGTKGKKGVPVPETPERELTEEDFAMLDENSTSLQFLAKVKPDELTKKVEKGPRPEIYDQRPSKEDDISSDEGFDSYDSDEGIDYSNDSDQEQDYELRPRSISSWNTADSNRLPIKTKEGHLHAVKEDATEAKEQDDQEEIESEDSSEEKEEERASEDDTSNVPSVEEPQIPPRQQIQLDKEELASFAQKLLEEPEESLHVFKSIFGKFQSPLITTKKLSLLTALAVFQDLIPGYRIRPLSDEEESTKLSKEVAQRWSYEQTFLKHYMRFIEILEFIFKSYPSLENDVQKSLYEVAVRCVSRLIEHVPHFNYHDKLLTLAVQQLSHKSKRNNFDMLMKSLGTILKEDNLGRVSLDCVKLLSKMFKHRNYDVLPDVYDLFLNIQILSDMELKDSSNEPTKLKKRKQDRPHLTKKARKTLKETKEIEKEMKEADAVISAEDRERFQAEVLKMVFLTYFKTLQARSKLLGNALEGLARLSRLINVEFFGDLLQVLRELVLDDNMLLAEGKPAVQTTREALLTVSTAFEITSAPGVNKLNLDLDLSIFIQRLYRLILPFSLNPDADLTYKVNRLRDPDAPTKKTVVNASTQMEMILKCYQSFFFKSKSVSPARLAAFSKRLAISSLQLPEHSTMAAIALLTRLVSRYTKLHRMFTSEEQIGDGIYQPFVEDPELCKSSTAMLYETFLLKNHYSPTISRSANGLFKVSTE, from the exons ATGGCGCCAAAAAAAGGCTCCGGATCAACCAAGCCGAAAGTGGCTTCCtctaaaattaaaaacatAAAGGAGAGCTCTaagcagaaaaagaatgcgtcagaaaagaagcaattg agaagaaataataAGCAGGATGATAAAGGAAATGGGACCAAAGGGAAGAAGGGAGTACCAGTTCCTGAAACTCCTGAACGAGAATTGACTGAGGAGGATTTTGCAATGTTGGATGAAAATTCAACGTCACTGCAGTTTCTCGCAAAAGTCAAACCAGATGAAttaacaaagaaagtagaaaaagGACCTCGTCCAGAAATTTATGACCAGAGGCcttccaaagaagatgaCATTAGCAGCGATGAGGGGTTCGATTCCTATGATTCTGATGAAGGCATTGATTATTCAAATGATTCCGATCAAGAACAGGATTATGAGCTTCGTCCAAGATCCATTAGTTCATGGAATACGGCTGACTCAAATCGTTTGCCCATTaagacaaaagaaggaCATTTACACGCTGTGAAGGAAGATGCCACTGAAGCCAAAGAACAGGATgaccaagaagaaatagaaagtGAAGATTCTTCTgaggaaaaggaagaagaaagagcgAGCGAGGATGACACTTCGAATGTTCCTTCGGTTGAAGAACCTCAAATTCCACCAAGACAGCAAATACAATTGgacaaagaagaattggcTTCCTTTGCTCAGAAGCTTTTGGAAGAACCGGAAGAATCTCTACACGTGTTCAAAAGTATCTTCGGAAAATTTCAGTCGCCATTGATTACCACGAAAAAGTTGAGTCTTTTGACTGCTCTTGCGGTTTTCCAGGATTTGATTCCTGGTTACCGTATTCGTCCTTTGTcggatgaagaagaaagcacAAAACTATCCAAAGAAGTCGCACAACGCTGGTCGTATGAACAAACATTTCTGAAACATTATATGCGGTTCATTGAGATTTTAGAGTTCATCTTCAAATCGTACCCTTCGCTAGAAAACGATGTACAAAAGTCGCTTTATGAAGTTGCAGTGCGTTGCGTGTCTCGATTAATTGAGCATGTACCACACTTTAATTACCATGATAAATTGTTAACTTTGGCAGTACAGCAACTAAGTCACAAGTCCAAGAGAAACAATTTTGATATGttaatgaaaagtttaGGTACTATCTTGAAGGAGGATAACCTTGGACGTGTGTCGTTGGATTGTGTGAAATTATTGTCAAAGATGTTTAAGCATCGTAATTATGATGTTCTTCCAGATGTATACGACTTGTTTTTAAATATCCAAATCCTTTCCGATATGGAACTAAAGGATAGCTCTAATGAGCCAactaaattgaaaaagagaaaacagGATCGTCCTCATCTTACGAAAAAAGCGAGGAAAACGCTAAAGGAAACTAAGGaaattgagaaagaaatgaaggaaGCTGACGCCGTTATATCCGCTGAAGATCGCGAAAGGTTTCAGGCTGAAGTCTTGAAAATGGTTTTCCTTACGTATTTCAAGACATTGCAGGCAAGAAGCAAGTTACTAGGCAATGCTTTGGAAGGGTTGGCTAGATTATCTCGGCTTATTAATGTTGAATTTTTTGGTGATCTATTGCAGGTCTTGCGTGAACTTGTCTTGGATGATAATATGCTATTGGCAGAAGGCAAGCCTGCAGTGCAGACAACAAGAGAAGCTCTTTTGACTGTTAGTACGgcttttgaaattacaTCTGCACCTGGAGTTAACAAGttaaatttggatttggatTTAAGCATTTTTATTCAGCGACTTTACAGACtaattcttccattttcatTGAATCCGGATGCCGATTTGACTTACAAGGTAAATCGGCTTCGGGATCCAGATGCACCTACAAAGAAAACCGTTGTTAACGCTTCTACCCAAATGGAAATGATACTTAAATGCTAtcaatccttctttttcaagagtAAGAGTGTAAGTCCGGCTCGCCTTGCAGCATTTTCAAAGAGGTTAGCTATTTCTAGTTTGCAGCTCCCAGAACACTCGACCATGGCAGCAATTGCACTATTAACTCGACTGGTGTCGCGGTACACAAAGTTGCATAGGATGTTTACCTCAGAAGAGCAAATTGGTGATGGCATTTATCAACCGTTCGTTGAAGACCCGGAGCTATGCAAATCGTCGACTGCCATGCTTTATGAAACGTTTCTCTtgaaaaatcattattCTCCTACTATCTCTCGATCTGCAAATGGTCTTTTCAAAGTGTCCACTGAGTGA
- the lub1 gene encoding WD repeat protein Lub1, translating into MASYVLSKELVEHEQDVRGVCSISDELIGSASRDGKYGIWKKDGDNWTPQFYEFHEGFVNSICYVPPSDPSTKGFLFSGGQDCSGILHEIQGDSPAYYLFGHESNICSVHAINSTTIITGSWDSTARVWSYGQCRIVLRGHESSVWAVLALGEDSFVTGSADKTIKIWKGEKVVKSFVAHVDCVRSICKIPQGFASCSNDGIIKLWTLDGHLLHELHGHTSFVYSLTYVPTLNLLVSCGEDKSVRVWKDSKCVQRIALPTTSIWSVAALPNGDIACGSSDGAVRIFTTEKGRMAPEAELKSFNGRVSEYAISTQEVGDVKKGSLPGLEILATPGKNEGDVVMVRVNNDVEAYQWSQLEGDWKKVGQVVDAVGSNRKQLYNGQEYDYVFDVDVAEGLAPLKLPYNVTENPFQAAIRFLETNQLPASYTDEVVQFIQKNTQGHTVDTSSTSQSTNSSTSTKNVTIFPVGYLLFTTANVSAMCNRLLSLNTTHANALPQGDLDKLQRILSMKSVNDSDRQVAIEVCLNVLDRFNLSERFPALDALRLLAIQCPQDLCAVLLEVFAQLAQSITVTGKFESINSMLTLRGLANIVPNVSSEEDIAKLANCLYKTTPQAEYPKDYKVAFATLAMNLSILYIKKNLEEAAIELLPVLTNFLATDSSESESCYRTLMALGSLCTLPNVAVAASQVYDVRKVTEKVSKTFSQESRFPEAKDQFFALLDKAT; encoded by the exons ATGGCTTCCTATGtcctttcaaaagaacTAGTGGAACACGAACAAGAT GTTCGAGGAGTATGTTCAATTTCAGATGAATTAATAGGATCTGCTTCAAGAGACGGAAAATATGGtatatggaaaaaagatGGTGACAATTGGACTCCACAATTCTATGAGTTTCATGAAGGATTCGTAAATTCCATATGCTATGTTCCCCCGAGTGATCCTAGTACAAAAG GATTCCTATTTTCTGGTGGACAAGACTGTTCAGGTATTCTCCACGAAATCCAGGGCGATTCTCCTGCTTACTATCTATTCGGACATGAATCCAATATATGCTCAGTTCACGCAATTAATAGCACTACGATCATCACCGGAAGTTGGGACTCGACAGCACGCGTGTGGTCGTACGGACAATGCAGAATTGTTTTACGCGGACATGAATCTTCGGTCTGGGCTGTCTTGGCTTTAGGAGAGGATTCGTTTGTCACCGGCTCTGCTGACAAAACAATCAAGATTTGGAAGGGTGAAAAAGTAGTGAAGTCGTTTGTGGCACACGTTGATTGTGTACGATCGATTTGTAAAATTCCCCAAGGTTTCGCCTCTTGCTCAAATGACGGCATTATAAAATTGTGGACTTTAGATGGACATCTTTTACATGAATTACATGGACACacttcctttgtttattcgCTTACATACGTACCTACGCTAAATTTGTTAGTTTCCTGTGGTGAAGACAAGTCTGTACGCGTTTGGAAGGATTCCAAATGCGTTCAACGTATTGCCTTACCAACTACAAGTATATGGTCTGTTGCCGCTCTTCCAAATGGTGACATTGCTTGTGGGTCGAGTGATGGTGCTGTGCGAATTTTCACGACAGAAAAAGGACGAATGGCTCCTGAAGCagaattgaaaagttttaaTGGACGGGTGAGTGAATACGCAATCTCTACTCAAGAAGTGGGTGATGTGAAGAAGGGTTCTTTGCCGGGTCTTGAAATTCTGGCAACCCctggaaaaaatgaaggagaCGTGGTCATGGTCAGAGTAAACAATGATGTAGAGGCTTATCAATGGTCACAACTTGAGGGAGACTGGAAAAAGGTTGGCCAAGTTGTTGATGCTGTTGGAAGCAATCGTAAGCAACTATACAACGGCCAAGAATATGACTACGTGTTTGATGTTGACGTAGCTGAAGGACTGGCTCCTTTGAAATTGCCTTATAATGTGACTGAGAATCCGTTTCAAGCTGCTATTCGATTTTTGGAAACGAATCAATTACCAGCGTCATATACGGATGAGGTAGTCCAATTCATTCAGAAAAATACCCAAGGGCATACAGTTGATACATCGTCAACCTCCCAATCCACAAATTCATCTACTTCTACTAAAAATGTAACGATTTTTCCAGTTGGTTATCTCTTATTTACCACTGCAAATGTCTCTGCTATGTGTAACCGATTACTAAGTCTAAATACTACACACGCTAATGCTCTTCCTCAAGGGGATTTGGATAAATTGCAACGTATATTATCAATGAAGTCTGTGAATGATTCTGATCGTCAAGTTGCGATTGAGGTCTGTCTCAACGTATTGGACCGTTTTAATTTATCCGAACGATTTCCTGCTCTAGATGCTTTACGACTATTAGCAATTCAATGTCCACAGGATCTCTGTGCAGTTCTCTTGGAAGTGTTTGCTCAGCTTGCTCAATCAATCACAGTTACTGGGAAATTTGAATCGATTAATAGTATGCTGACGCTTCGGGGCCTAGCCAATATCGTGCCAAATGTGTCATCTGAAGAAGACATTGCAAAGTTAGCCAACTGCTTATATAAGACCACACCACAAGCCGAATATCCAAAAGATTACAAAGTTGCCTTTGCGACGCTCGCCATGAACCTGTCAATCTTATAtattaagaaaaatctTGAGGAAGCAGCGATTGAGCTTTTACCAGTCTTGACGAACTTTTTAGCTACAGATTCTTCTGAGAGTGAGTCCTGCTACCGGACTCTTATGGCATTGGGTAGTCTGTGCACACTTCCTAACGTTGCCGTAGCAGCATCACAAGTTTATGATGTTCGCAAAGTGACcgaaaaagtttcaaagaCGTTTTCGCAAGAGTCCCGTTTCCCAGAAGCAAAAGATCAGTTCTTTGCCCTCTTGGATAAGGCGACTTGA
- the cwf29 gene encoding RNA-binding protein Cwf29, which translates to MNSIRQIERLNEQEMDKPLSSSWHLDYKDSAYVYIGNLDYDLNEEDILNVFSEFGEPTDINLVRDKETKKSKGYCFLKYADQRSTILAVDNMTNVKLLDRLVRVDHVASYRVPKKESEDGTIPSEANNPNLDALYPPAAPQIDQGLTERPPVPEEHTEPLDEKDLLDPMHEYIKNEKRRKLDDKHRSSHTNSDRSRHHRSDRHRHRRQTHRRHRDESLPPN; encoded by the exons ATGAA TTCCATTCGACAAATCGAACGCTTAAATGAGCAGGAAATGGATAAACCACTAAGCAGCTCATGGCATCTGGATTACAAGGATAGTGCCTACGTTTATATTGGGAATTTGGATTATGACTTGAACGAAGAGGATATACTTAACGTCTTTTCAGAGTTTGGCGAGCCTACGGACATAAACTTGGTTCGCGATaaagaaacgaagaaatcgaaaggatattgttttttaaaatatgCTGATCAGCGTTCAACGATTTTGGCAGTTGATAACATGACAAATGTCAAGTTACTGGATCGATTAGTTCGAGTCGACCATGTTGCTAGTTATCGAGTTCCCAAAAAGGAATCAGAAGATGGAACCATTCCTTCTGAAGCAAATAATCCAAATTTAGATGCCTTGTATCCTCCTGCTGCCCCTCAAATTGATCAAGGGTTAACGGAACGGCCACCTGTTCCTGAAGAGCATACTGAGCCGTTGGATGAAAAGGATTTGTTGGATCCAATGCACGAATAcatcaaaaatgaaaagcgGAGAAAGCTAGATGATAAGCATCGCTCTTCTCACACCAACAGTGATCGTTCACGGCATCACCGCTCGGACAGGCATCGACATCGCCGGCAAACTCATCGTAGACATCGTGATGAGTCTTTACCTCCAAACTAA
- the snx3 gene encoding sorting nexin Snx3: MDKLRRPEIRQQTTQQMYGVPENILEIEVVNPQNHGVGRGMFTTFEIQCRTNMPYFRLRYSSVRRRYSEFERFRDMLEHEIGRVSIPPLPGKVFTNRFREDVIEERRQGLETFLKAVAGHPLIQTHSRILSSFLQNQEFHPTI, translated from the exons ATGGACAAACTGCGTAGGCCAGAAATTCGTCAACAGACAACCCAACAAATGTATGGTGTTCCGGAAAACATTTTGGAGATTGAA GTTGTAAATCCTCAAAATCATGGTGTTGGAAGAGGCATGTTTACTACCTTTGAAATTCAATGTCGG ACGAATATGCCCTACTTTCGCTTGAGATATTCCAGTGTTCGTCGCCGTTATAGTGAATTTGAAAGGTTTCGCGACATGCTAGAACACGAAATTGGACGTGTGTCCATTCCTCCCTTGCCaggaaaagtttttacaAACCGCTTTCGTGAAGACGTGATAGAGGAACGCAGACAAGGCCTCGAAACATTTCTTAAAGC TGTCGCTGGCCATCCGCTTATTCAAACACATTCTCGTATactttcttcatttctCCAGAACCAAGAATTTCACCCTACCATATAA
- a CDS encoding ARS-binding protein — translation MTAIRTRITVSGREKKALRAFYYNQRKKPTQIEVADWFKSEFGKPIAQSTLSRILSDRFAYLDDTDQNLHAKRNRSPKFPALEKALYNWIQDSHLTRTKATNDILKAAATKLWGAIPEYRESSMPEFSNGWVEGFRRRYLERADEPSGGEYYIDVEQLGDSMVRIQDVASFFPKENIFNVDETGLFWKLLPNQTPSIENCGYAKRYKAKISIVMCANATGSEKLPLWVVGYAKQPRAFHSTGTYPENIGIHWRCSGKASMTLTIMEEWLRWFDSKMEGRKVLLVLDNSDVHRLAVESIRCSSHSFQNTTIVFLPSNSTNVYQPFELGVFNAFKVLYRLQWTRYWKAHLSNGLSPQSKINIVSATKWISSSWNILLSETVIDHAFRRSGVLSIADENEAASQVPFMSNEIKEIVDLIQTVLGKTEFKLENYLNPFEESLEENTKNLQDNEIAAEFMNDKEFETDEEEQSLSLIPHEKALQAIQLLLYFEVQRSNKDDTKYPQIEKHLSIIQSRLQRKQTSLIRQQENS, via the coding sequence ATGACGGCTATACGGACAAGAATAACGGTTTCtggaagagaaaagaaggcATTACGggctttttattataatcaaagaaaaaaaccTACACAGATTGAAGTTGCCGATTGGTTCAAAAGtgaatttggaaaaccaaTTGCTCAGTCAACATTATCGAGAATTCTTTCAGACAGGTTTGCATACTTGGACGATACCGATCAAAATCTGCATGCAAAAAGGAATCGCTCACCAAAATTCCCTGCACTCGAGAAGGCACTGTATAACTGGATTCAGGATTCTCATCTAACAAGGACGAAAGCCACGAATGATATACTGAAAGCAGCGGCGACGAAGCTATGGGGCGCCATTCCCGAATATAGAGAATCCTCTATGCCTGAATTTAGTAATGGCTGGGTTGAAGGCTTTCGAAGACGATACCTGGAGCGCGCGGACGAGCCTTCTGGGGGGGAATATTATATCGATGTTGAACAGCTTGGCGACAGCATGGTGCGTATTCAAGATGTTGCAAgcttttttccaaaagaaaacatattCAACGTGGATGAAACTGGGCtattttggaaattatTACCGAACCAAACCCCTTCTATCGAAAACTGTGGGTATGCAAAGCGTTATAAAGCTAAGATAAGCATTGTAATGTGCGCAAATGCAACCGGAAGTGAGAAGCTCCCCTTATGGGTTGTCGGATATGCGAAACAACCAAGAGCTTTTCATTCGACCGGTACTTATCCTGAAAATATTGGTATACATTGGCGCTGTTCTGGGAAAGCGTCTATGACACTCACCATTATGGAGGAATGGCTCCGTTGGTTTGATTCGAAGATGGAAGGACGAAAGGTATTGTTGGTTCTCGATAATTCCGATGTACACCGGCTTGCGGTTGAAAGCATTCGTTGTTCTAGTCATTCATTCCAAAACACCACAATAGtctttcttccttccaaTTCGACGAATGTCTACCAGCCATTTGAATTGGGCGTTTTTAACGCATTTAAGGTTTTGTATAGACTGCAATGGACTCGATACTGGAAAGCGCACCTGTCAAATGGACTATCACCACAAAGCAAGATAAACATTGTTTCCGCCACGAAATGGATTTCCTCTTCATGGAACATTTTATTGTCCGAAACTGTCATTGACCATGCTTTTCGCCGGTCGGGAGTGTTGAGTATAGCCGATGAGAATGAAGCTGCTTCACAGGTCCCTTTCATGTCAAacgaaataaaagaaatcgTTGATTTGATTCAAACAGTTTTGGGAAAAACAGAATTCAAGCTGGAAAATTATTTGAACCCTTTCGAAGAAAGTTTAGAAGAGAACACGAAAAATTTACAGGATAACGAGATAGCCGCAGAATTTATGAACGATAAGGAATTTGAAacagatgaagaagaacaaagtCTTTCTCTTATTCCTCACGAAAAGGCACTCCAAGCTATTCAGTTGCTTCTATATTTTGAGGTTCAACGATCAAATAAAGATGATACGAAATATCCTCAGATTGAAAAGCATCTATCGATAATCCAAAGTCGGCTACAGAGAAAACAGACTAGCCTAATAAGGcaacaagaaaattcttAA
- the mrpl38 gene encoding mitochondrial ribosomal protein subunit L14 gives MIGLKGMLKVIDNSGATLAECIRVVRAGQFASVGDEVVVVVKKSRTGPNIATANKVKRGDIHHAVVVRTKFPLRRADGRYVRFDDNACVLVNKDREPVGTRILSVVANELRMKNHTKLASLAPRTV, from the exons ATGATCGGTTTGAAAGGTATGTTAAAAGTAATTGACAATTCG GGAGCAACTCTCGCGGAATGTATTCGCGTTGTACGTGCTGGTCAGTTCGCATCAGTTG GAGATGAAGTTGTTGTTGTCGTAAAAAAGTCACGAACTGGTCCCAATATCGCTACCGCGAACAAAGTAAAACGAGGTGATATTCACCATGCCGTCGTCGTCCGTACAAAGTTTCCACTGCGACGTGCTGATGGACGTTATGTTCGCTTTGATGATAATGCTTGTGTCCTCGTAAATAAGGACAGAGAGCCCGTTGGCACTCGTATCTTAAGTGTTGTTGCCAATGAGTTGCGTATGAAGAACCATACAAAATTGGCTTCTTTGGCTCCTAGAACTGTATGA
- a CDS encoding Schizosaccharomyces specific protein, with protein MDLFAIDLDFEPSEAKTQREKRLEAKVTFDPKDWTPRIQDFGHLSKDGVVLGDPVYIQEQSKFAAEEQYYLCNYQLAKTFALQAMQKPTDTSLEYHRLTGGEVHELEDVVRRSEKKLQHSGA; from the exons atGGATTTATTCGCTATTGATTTAGATTTTGAACCATCTGAGGCAAAAACCCAGAGAGAAAAACGATTAGAAGCAAAAGTTACTTTTGACCCAAAAGATTGGACGCCTAGAATACAAGATTTTGGT CACTTAAGCAAAGATGGTGTTGTTTTAGGAGATCCCGTCTATATACAGGAACAGTCCAAGTTTGCTGCCGAAGAACAGTATTACCTCTGCAACTATCAGCTTGCAAAAACCTTTGCTTTACAGGCCATGCAAAAACCAACTGATACCTCACTAGAATATCACCGATTGACAGGCGGTGAAGTGCACGAGTTGGAAGATGTTGTTCGCCGTAGCGAAAAAAAGCTTCAGCATTCTGGAGCTTAA
- the sog2 gene encoding MOR signaling network scaffold, leucine-rich repeat protein Sog2 — MSSQNERSFSMVNVEIDKIILEAEEAGPENALTLDLSHLNLREVPYAQLERIQNRISRLALGHNLLRTIGPEILNFTRLRYLNIRSNAFREFPEVLCRLESLEILDISRNKIRELPQSFGHLMNIRVLSISKNRLIELPSYFSYMPNLEILKLESNHIIYPPPHIVNNELQEHDMPMFIANIKGYLLRNESLLRSHPYNKSSPNLVSNHYYADDTDIPVPSSAPMTRSLTTVTADPRHSSHSSHYLTSESFFNSSNNFPKAISNSRLSPKDQYVPQSIYSSNNELLSTIGNEQNVSPMSPFLNNRLEGSKIQARPKRSVSLATGLSSSSLSKPVPMLNDHIPHSPHNSNFTDGSGQKTPTIESPNEFGSSTPTLKSIPHQSAPLGQSTPTSSPERKTTERIRSNSINDELYNARMPSSVLHRVEGLKEHRNMTDHPLTRNLSHDSHLPGVNRLKKEEFQEGTENVNAYFSTRALAREPITRPSYSEKVLESCRGILFALSQVQQSIRQQLLFCNSPIILDTMRHVSFTTNTHIKRLIRSFEEITFMNDGIYNASPVIHTCLACIGSFRKLIDVTKKFSSEFVNFSDLRYTRLFLLVLFGATKELQNSYQQLCLGAQDPLKQSPTNPARNNPPMSATSSRFNLEKPTTALKSDFAKQLQEQIELATSSATSVLCLLVESIEKNTLPSDVSNENLGSNTVAKLKELAMLSNSASEVTRKLKGHSKAYQESSSDENEWQRLLDDTQMFVKSIIAVANLAKTVSSEYTFQKNIISGLSAVTRSTKDLTILISSSSHHSNHGADSASVAAMTALSPIMRVPATPLSAALGSAAQSITPLIMSPSIVPSGGHRTDYFTDGDLEALQR; from the coding sequence ATGTCCAGCCAAAACGAAAgatctttttcaatggtCAATGTGGAGATAGATAAAATCATACTGGAAGCTGAAGAAGCAGGCCCTGAAAATGCTTTGACTTTGGATTTGTCACATCTAAATCTACGAGAAGTGCCGTATGCACAGTTAGAAAGGATACAAAATCGGATTTCTCGTCTTGCACTAGGCCACAATTTACTGCGAACCATCGGTCCAGAGATACTCAACTTCACAAGGTTACGTTACTTAAATATACGATCGAATGCGTTTCGTGAATTTCCAGAGGTGCTTTGCCGACTTGAATCTCTCGAAATCCTGGATATATctagaaacaaaattcGAGAGCTCCCTCAATCATTTGGCCATCTGATGAATATAAGAGTGCTATCAATTTCTAAAAATCGGTTGATAGAATTACCCTCgtatttttcttatatgCCAAATTTGGAAATCTTGAAACTGGAAAGTAACCATATCATCTATCCTCCTCCACACATCGTTAACAATGAGCTTCAGGAACATGACATGCCCATGTTTATTGCAAATATAAAAGGTTACCTCCTTAGAAATGAATCTTTATTACGAAGTCATCCATACAACAAATCTTCCCCCAATTTAGTTTCTAATCATTACTATGCTGATGATACGGATATCCCCGTACCATCTTCTGCCCCTATGACTCGTTCATTGACTACTGTTACCGCTGACCCTCGCCATTCATCCCATTCGTCTCATTATTTGACTTCtgaatcttttttcaattcttccaacaattttccaaaagcaatttcCAATTCTAGGCTTAGTCCTAAAGATCAGTACGTACCTCAATCTATCTATTCTAGCAACAATGAACTTCTTTCTACTATTGGAAATGAACAGAACGTGTCACCCATGTCAccatttttaaataacaGGCTAGAAGGAAGCAAAATACAAGCTCGGCCCAAACGCTCTGTTTCTCTTGCAACAGGACTAAGTTCGTCGTCCCTCAGTAAACCGGTTCCTATGCTAAATGACCATATCCCACATTCCCCTCATAATTCTAATTTCACAGATGGATCTGGACAAAAAACCCCTACTATTGAATCCCCTAATGAGTTTGGTAGCTCTACTCCTACCCTGAAAAGCATTCCTCACCAGTCAGCCCCACTTGGTCAATCAACACCGACTAGCTCTCCGgagagaaaaacaacagAACGCATTCGCAGTAATAGTATTAATGATGAACTGTACAATGCTAGAATGCCTTCTTCAGTATTGCATAGAGTCGAGGGATTGAAAGAACATCGAAATATGACTGACCATCCACTTACTAGAAACTTATCCCATGATTCACATTTGCCAGGAGTAAATCGTctcaagaaagaagaatttcagGAGGGCACCGAAAATGTGAATGCCTATTTTAGCACAAGGGCTCTTGCTCGAGAACCTATTACTCGACCATCCTATTcagaaaaagttttggaatCTTGTCGTGGCATTCTTTTTGCCCTGTCCCAAGTTCAACAAAGCATTCGTCAACAACTACTTTTCTGTAATAGCCCGATAATTCTTGACACCATGCGCCATGTTAGTTTTACCACAAACACGCACATCAAACGATTGATTCGAAGTTTCGAAGAGATTACTTTCATGAATGATGGGATATATAATGCTAGTCCGGTTATACACACTTGTCTTGCTTGTATTGGATCTTTTCGCAAATTGATTGACGTtaccaaaaagttttccagcgaatttgtaaatttttcaGATTTACGATATACAAGGTTATTTTTGTTGGTACTATTTGGTGCTACCAAAGAGCTTCAAAATTCTTATCAGCAGCTTTGTTTAGGAGCTCAAGACCCTCTCAAGCAGTCTCCTACAAATCCTGCTAGAAACAATCCTCCCATGTCTGCAACCAGTAGTCGGTTTAATTTAGAAAAGCCGACCACGGCACTGAAATCCGATTTTGCGAAACAACTCCAGGAACAGATTGAACTAGCAACCAGCAGTGCTACATCGGTTTTGTGTCTACTGGTTGAATCCATAGAAAAAAACACTTTACCTTCGGATGTTTCTAATGAAAATCTTGGATCCAACACCGTTGCTAAATTGAAAGAGCTTGCGATGCTGTCAAATTCTGCAAGTGAAGTTACAAGAAAGCTTAAAGGTCACTCCAAAGCATATCAAGAAAGTTCGAgtgatgaaaatgaatggCAAAGGCTGTTAGACGATACACAGATGTTCGTGAAATCAATTATAGCTGTCGCCAATTTAGCTAAAACAGTGTCTAGCGAGTATACGTTTCAGAAGAATATCATTTCTGGTCTTTCCGCTGTTACCAGATCTACGAAGGACTTGACAATATTAatatcatcttcttcgCATCACTCTAACCATGGAGCAGATTCTGCTTCGGTCGCAGCAATGACAGCGTTGTCGCCAATTATGAGGGTACCAGCTACACCTTTATCCGCAGCGTTAGGTTCAGCTGCGCAATCAATAACTCCTTTGATTATGTCGCCATCTATAGTTCCAAGTGGCGGGCATAGAACAGATTATTTTACTGACGGAGACCTGGAGGCCTTACAACGTTGA